Proteins from a single region of Gemmatimonadales bacterium:
- a CDS encoding PadR family transcriptional regulator, whose translation MADPRSDVLQGTLEMLILRLLSAETSHGWGLSFRLRQVSGDVFDVNQGSLYPALQRLLRRDLIRAEWRPSENNRRARYYHLTPAGRRALDSAVADWRRSAGAVERVLRFA comes from the coding sequence ATGGCCGACCCTCGCTCCGATGTTCTCCAGGGCACCCTGGAGATGCTGATCCTCAGGCTGCTCTCTGCCGAGACGTCCCACGGCTGGGGTCTTTCGTTCCGACTCCGGCAGGTTTCGGGTGACGTGTTCGATGTCAATCAGGGCTCCCTCTACCCCGCCTTGCAGCGGCTGCTCCGCCGCGACCTGATCCGTGCAGAATGGCGACCCAGCGAGAACAACCGCCGGGCCCGGTACTACCACCTGACTCCGGCGGGGCGCCGAGCGCTCGACTCCGCTGTTGCCGACTGGCGCCGCTCAGCCGGAGCGGTCGAGCGCGTCCTTCGCTTCGCCTGA
- a CDS encoding DUF3830 family protein: MIRITVGDLVLTAQLERERAPRSVAAFLGLLPLTGSLLQARWSGEAAWVPYGDLETGVGEENATDQPAPGQILLYPKGISETEILFPYGTTVFASKFGRLRGNHILTVVEGLDLLPEIGRRVVWEGAQPIRFEA, translated from the coding sequence ATGATTCGCATCACCGTTGGCGACCTCGTTCTGACCGCGCAGCTCGAACGAGAGCGCGCGCCCCGATCGGTCGCGGCATTTCTGGGCCTGCTGCCACTGACCGGCTCGCTGCTGCAGGCCCGCTGGAGCGGCGAAGCAGCCTGGGTACCGTACGGCGATCTCGAAACCGGGGTGGGCGAGGAGAATGCCACGGACCAGCCAGCCCCGGGGCAGATCCTGCTGTACCCCAAGGGCATCAGCGAGACCGAGATCCTGTTCCCGTACGGCACCACCGTTTTTGCCAGCAAGTTCGGTCGCCTCCGCGGTAACCATATCCTGACGGTCGTCGAGGGGCTCGACCTCCTGCCAGAAATCGGGCGTCGAGTCGTCTGGGAGGGGGCCCAACCGATCCGCTTCGAGGCCTGA